The following DNA comes from Planctomycetota bacterium.
GGAGCGAAGCGAACCCCGCCATGGTGGTGGCGGCGCTGTAAAGGCACGGCGTCCAGACGTCGCCCGCGGCGGCGGCCATCGCGTCCGGGTGCGGCTCGCGCGGGAAAAGCCCGCGGCGCTCCCGGTAGCGCTCGATGACGTAGACCGTGTAGGGCAGAAGAAGGACGAAAAGAAGCACCGGAAGGTTCGACGTGATCACGGTGACCTTCTCTCCGGCCGCCGCCATCGCCCCGAGGACGAACGTCACCGGGAGGAGGCAGGTCAGGATGGGCAGGGCCACCCATCGGACCTTCCGGTAGGTGACCGCGAAGGCGAGCAGGAAAAGCGTCAGGCTCACGGCGCCGAAGACCTTGAGGTCGGCGGCCACGTGCTCGAGAAGGTTGATGTTGATGATGGGGATTCCCGAGAGGCGCACGGGCTCGTCGAGCCGCGGAGGCCCCCAGGCGGCGGCGACCTCCCGGAGCCCGCGGACCATCGCCTCGCGCCGCGCGCGAAGCTCCGCGAGGGCCGCGCGGTAGGGACCTTCCAGCTCGGCGAGGCGCGCGCGGTCCCGGCGGGCCTGGGCGTCGGCCCACTGGGTGTCGAGCGCGAGGATCGATTCGGGGATGTCCAGGTGCGCCAGGAGCGAGACGTCCCGGCCGTCCGCCGAGATGAGGTTTCCGGCCGCCTGCGTATGGTTCAGCAGCTCGCGCCGCGCCGCCTCGAGGTCGGCTTTCGGGTCGGTCAGGAGCACGGGGACCGGAAGCCCGAAGGGCGAGGCCCGGTTCCGCAGAAGGGGGACCGTCAGGATCGAGGTTACGGACTTGACGTGCGGGACGCGGCCGAGCTCGGCGGCCAGCTCCGAAAGAAGACGCACGGACTCGGGCGTAAACCAGTCGGCCTTCCGCGCGCAGACGATCGCGTATTCGTCGTACCCCCAGAGAACGCGGCTGCGGTTGTAATAGGCGAGGTCCGGATCGCGTTCGTCGAGAAGCACGTGGGTGCCGGCCTCGATGCCGAACCGGGGCAGGACCGCCGCGGCGGCCGCTCCGGCGGCCAGAAACGCGGCCAGGACCGCGGCGCCCCGGCGTCCTCCGACGAGCGCTCGGATCATCAGACCGCCCGGGCGATTTCCTCGACCGCGTCCGGATTCTCCACGGACGAAAGGTCCCCGGGCGGCTGGCCCAGGTACCGCCGGCGGATCGCGCCCCGCACGATCTTGGCGGAACGCGTCTTGGGGAGCATCCGGACGAACTTCACCGCTTCGGGCGCGCAGGTTTTCCCCAGATGCCGCACGACCCGTTCCTGAAGCGCCCGGCGGAGCTCCTCCGACGGAACGCGGCCGGGCTTGAGGACGGCGAAGCAGACGAGGGCCTCGCCCTTCACCTCGTGGGGAACGCCGATCGCGGCCGCTTCGGCCACGTCGGGATGCTCCAGAAGCGCGGCTTCGACCTCCGCGGGTCCCACGCGCTTGCCGGCGATCTTGATCGTGTCGTCCGAGCGGCCGTAGAGGAACCAGAAGCCGTCCTCGTCCACCCGCGCCCAGTCCCCGTGATACCAGACGTCCGGTCCGAACCTGGAGAAATACGTCTCGAGATACCGCTCGGGATCCTTGAGGAACCCCTTCGTCATCGACGGAGCCGGCTTCTTGCAGACGAGGTGACCGATTTCGCCGCGCACCGGCCGTCCGGCGTCGTCGAAGACGTCCACGTCCATGCCGAGCCCCGGTCCCCGCAGCGTGCAGGGCTTGAGATCCGTAATGGGCAGCGGCGAAAGGTGGCAGCCGATGATCTCCGTGCCGCCCGAAATGTTGATGATGGGGCAGCGCCGGCGGCCGACCTCCTCGAAGTACCACATCCATCCCTCGGGATCCCAGGGTTCGCCCGTCGAGCCCAGAAGGCGAAGCGACGAAAGATCCCGGCGGCGGACCCACTCGGGGCCGGCGGCCTTGAGAAGGCGCACGGCGGTCGGGGAAATGCCCAGGTGCGTGACGCGGTGGCGCTCCACGATTTCCCAGAGCCGGTCGGGAGCGGGATAGTTCGGCGCGCCCTCGAAAAGAACGAGGGTGCCGCCGAAGAAGAAGGTTCCGATCATCTCCCAGGGACCCATCATCCAGCCGATGTCGGTGACCCAGAAGAAGACGTCGTCCGCCCGCACGTCGAAGGCGTATCCGACCTCCTTGGCGATCTGGGCGAGCGCGCCGGCGTGGGTGTGCACGGTCCCCTTGGGGCGCCCCGTCGTGCCGCTGGTGTACAGAATGACGGAGACGGCTTCGGCTTCGAGATCCACGGGCTCGAAGGCGTCCGAGGCGCGGGCCAGAACGTCGTCCCAGGCGAGGTCGCGCGGGTTCCAGGGCACGTCGATCCCGAGGCGGCGGAAGACGACGACGTGCCGGAGGGAGGGGCACTGGGCGGCGGCGAGGTCGGCCTCGGGTTTGAGGGGAACTTTCTTCCCGCGGCGCGAGACGCCGTCGGCGGTGAAGAGGACCTTGGCTTCGGCGTCCTGGAGCCGCACCGCCAGGGCGGGCGCTCCGAAGGCGGAGAACACGGGGACGGGGACGAACCCGCCGGTCAGGCATCCGAAAAAGACCGCCACCGTTTCGGGCACCATGGGCATGTAGAGTCCCACGGCGTCCCCGGGGACAAGCCCCAGCCCCGCGAGCGCGTGGGCCACGCGCGCGGCGGCGCGGCGGAGCTCGCCGTACGTCAGCGTGCGGACGCCGCCGTCGTCGCCCTCCCAGACGAGGGCGGTCTTTTCCGCCGCGCGTTCCGCCAGGCAGTTGGCCGCGAGGTTCAGGCGTCCGCCCAGGAACCACCGGGTCCACGGGAAGCCGCGGGAGGAGTCCTGCACGCGCTCATACGGGCGCGACCAGCGCACCCCCAGGTGGGCGAGCGCGGCGTTCCAGAACCACGACGTATCCTGGACGGACCGGCGGACGAGCTCCTCGTAGTCGCGGATGCCGTGGCGCCGCATGAAGTCGGTGACGCGGGCGCGTTCGATGAGGTCCGGGCTCGGCCGCCAGACGATGTCCTTCACGCCGACGCCATTCTATAACCGCGCGGGAAAGGGACTCAATACCCCGCCGGGCGCGTCAGCGGCGTCCGGTGCGGATTGGGGGCCGTGTGGTAAGCCACCAGCCGCCGCTGCCAGCAGCCGCCGCTGCGGATCTCCACGCGCTTGATCCGGATCTCGTCGATGAACCGGCGGTCCTTGTCGTCGTACTGGGCGGCGGCGAAGTCCGCCACGTCCCGCATCTCGCGGTTCTGCTCGGACACGTTGTACTTGGAATCGCGCGTCGTTTCGTAGGACACCAGCAGGACCGTCCGCCCGTCCATGGGTCCCACGTGAGCGCCCACGCTTTCGAACTGGAAATGGGACCGGATGCGTTCGGCCAGGCGGACCCGGTTGGCCGCCGGCGATTGCTCCAGGCTTCCGAGCGCCAGAAGCATGGCGACGATCATGAAGACCACCGCCAGGAAGCCCGTCACGGCGATCATCCAGAGGGACTTGCTGCCCACCGACGGAGATTATAGCCCGTCAATCGGAGGAGCGGCGCAAGGCTTCGGGAGGGAACTCGGCCCGGACACCGGGGCGGGGCCGGCCTCCCTCGTCCACGAGCCCTTTTTTCCGGAACCACCCGCGGTTCATTTCGAGGACGTACTGAGCCGGGCCGTCGGAGGGGTAGGTGGGCCAGGGGCCCCGGCGGGGATCGTCGGCGGGGGCGGCCTCGCACACCTTGACGAGCGTGCCGTCGGCGCGGAAGTAGGCGATGTCGAGCGGAATGAGGGTGTTTTTCATCCAGAAGCCCAGGGACGGCCGCTCTTCGGGGTAGACGAAAAGCATCCCGTCGTCCGCCGACAGGCGGGGGCGGAACATGAGGCCGTGCTGGCGCTCGGCCTCCGTGAGGGCGAGTTCCGCATAGGCCGTCGCTTCGCCGATGCGGACGTGGGGCAGTTCCTCCGGGCGCGCGGCGCGGACCTCCCGGGAAAGGTCCGCGCGGTCGCCGGGGCGGACCGCGAGCTTATCGAGCGTCCCGGGGGCGACCAGGAGCGCGTAGGCGGCCTCGGCGCGGGGGACGAGCCCCTCGGGGTCGGCCGGCCGGAGCGTGCCGAGGTCGACGACTTTCCCTTCGCGGTCGAGGAACGCGGCGTCGTAAGCGGCGCCGCCGGGTTCGAGCTTCACGAAGCGTTCCCGCGGCCAGGCCAGGAGGAACCCGCGGGTTTCCTCCGCGGCCGGGAAGGAGGCGGGGGCCCCGCGGCGCTCCCGCTCGCGGGCCACGATCGTCACGGCGATCGGGCGGCCCTTGAGCGTCACCTGGCCGAAGCGGGCCTCGCCTTCCGGGCCGCCTCCGCAGGCGCATCCCAGAACGGCAAGAGCGAGGGCGGGAAGGGTCTTCTTACTCATCCTGGTTCACTCCGAAATACCGGAACCGGAGAAGATGCGCCACGCGCAGGGCCGGCTCCGAGATCTTTTCCGCGTGGCGCGGGTCGATCGACGCGCCCGTCCAGCTCGCTTTCTCGAGGGACATGGGCTCGCGGGCGTTGTCGTTGAATTCGCGGAAGCTCCGCACGCGGGCCACGACGCCCCGGGGTTCGACCGGGGCCACGTGCACTTCCAGCCGGGTGCGGTACCCCTCCCTCCAGTGGGCGCTGAGGTGGACGATCCAATCCGTCTCGAAGGCGTACGGGGCGCGGGGCGGCTCGAGGATCGCGTATCCCTGCCGCGTCACGATGTCGCGGGCGGCGCGGAGGACGTCCTCGGGGGATTTAAGGATGGGACCGACCTCGTACCAGTCGCCCGCGGCGGTGGCGGCGACCGGCTCGGCCAGGTCGAGGAAAAAGCAGCCTCCGAGGAGGGCCAGGGCGCCCAGGACGCCGGCGGCGCGCGCCATAGGCGCCTCAGGATAGCAGAGGCGCGGGGCGGGAGCCACTGTCCCGTGGGCCGGCTATTCCTGTCCCGTCTCGACGAGTTCGAGGTTGAACTTTTCGAAGTCGCGCTCGAGGAATTCGAGCTTCACGAGCCCCACGCCGGGGGCGTAGGTGCTGCGCGAGGTCATGGGGACCGTGGCGCCGTCGCGCTCGACGCTGCTGGTGAATTCGACGACGAGGCAGTCCTCGTACGTCCGCCGCGCGTCGCCGCGGCCCACGGAGACGGTTTCGCCCATCGAGCGCACGAGGCGCCGGAAGGGCCGGCCCGCGGATTGCCAGGTCCAGACGTTTCCGGAACGCAGCGGGAACTTGAGGAGGGGTTCGCGTTCGGCGCCGGCGACCAGGTAAACGGCGTCCCGCTCGATTTCCAGGAGGTACGTCATGCGGGTG
Coding sequences within:
- a CDS encoding AMP-binding protein, whose product is MKDIVWRPSPDLIERARVTDFMRRHGIRDYEELVRRSVQDTSWFWNAALAHLGVRWSRPYERVQDSSRGFPWTRWFLGGRLNLAANCLAERAAEKTALVWEGDDGGVRTLTYGELRRAAARVAHALAGLGLVPGDAVGLYMPMVPETVAVFFGCLTGGFVPVPVFSAFGAPALAVRLQDAEAKVLFTADGVSRRGKKVPLKPEADLAAAQCPSLRHVVVFRRLGIDVPWNPRDLAWDDVLARASDAFEPVDLEAEAVSVILYTSGTTGRPKGTVHTHAGALAQIAKEVGYAFDVRADDVFFWVTDIGWMMGPWEMIGTFFFGGTLVLFEGAPNYPAPDRLWEIVERHRVTHLGISPTAVRLLKAAGPEWVRRRDLSSLRLLGSTGEPWDPEGWMWYFEEVGRRRCPIINISGGTEIIGCHLSPLPITDLKPCTLRGPGLGMDVDVFDDAGRPVRGEIGHLVCKKPAPSMTKGFLKDPERYLETYFSRFGPDVWYHGDWARVDEDGFWFLYGRSDDTIKIAGKRVGPAEVEAALLEHPDVAEAAAIGVPHEVKGEALVCFAVLKPGRVPSEELRRALQERVVRHLGKTCAPEAVKFVRMLPKTRSAKIVRGAIRRRYLGQPPGDLSSVENPDAVEEIARAV
- a CDS encoding DUF192 domain-containing protein, translated to MSKKTLPALALAVLGCACGGGPEGEARFGQVTLKGRPIAVTIVARERERRGAPASFPAAEETRGFLLAWPRERFVKLEPGGAAYDAAFLDREGKVVDLGTLRPADPEGLVPRAEAAYALLVAPGTLDKLAVRPGDRADLSREVRAARPEELPHVRIGEATAYAELALTEAERQHGLMFRPRLSADDGMLFVYPEERPSLGFWMKNTLIPLDIAYFRADGTLVKVCEAAPADDPRRGPWPTYPSDGPAQYVLEMNRGWFRKKGLVDEGGRPRPGVRAEFPPEALRRSSD